In Streptomyces rapamycinicus NRRL 5491, the genomic stretch ACGTCACGGTCGCCGAGATCGCCGGGCAGGTCGCCGAGGCGGTGTCCGGCTCCAAGGTGGTGATCACCGGGGAGACCGGCGCCGATCCGCGTTCGTACCGGGTGGACTTCTCCCGGTTCCGCGCCGCCTTACCCGGCTTCGACTGCGAGTGGACGGTGAAGCAGGGCGCGCTCGAACTCGCCGACGCCTACCGGGAACACGGGCTGACCCGGGAGGACTTCGAGCAGCGCTTCACCCGGCTCGCCGTGCTGCGCGCGGCGTCCGACGCCGGCACCGTCGACGACACCCTGCGGTGGCGCCGGTGACCGCGCCAGGCGAGGAGATGTACGCGCTGGTGGAGCGGCTGTACCCGCTCTGCCGGAGCATCACCGGCGACGGTGTGCGCGCCACCCTGGAGATCGTCGGCGAGTACGTCCCGCTGAAGGTGCACGAGGTGCCGACCGGGACCCAGGTGCTCGACTGGACGGTGCCGCAGGAGTGGAACATCCGGGACGCGTACATCGCCGACCCCGCAGGCAACCGGGTCGTCGACTTCGCCGCGTCCAGCCTGCACGTGCTCGGCTACAGCGTGCCGGTGTCGGCGGTCATGCCGCTGGCCGAGCTCCGCGCGCACCTGCACACCCTGCCGGACCACCCGGCCTGGGTGCCCTACCGCACCAGCTACTACCAGCCGGAATGGGGGTTCTGCCTGGCCCAGGAGACCCTGGACGCGCTGCCGGACGGCGAGTACGAGGTGCGTATCGACTCCACGCTCGCGGACGGGCACCTCACCTACGCCGAGCACGTCGTCCCCGGGCAGGTCCCCGACGAGGTGATCGTCTCCTGCCACGTCTGCCACCCGTCGCTGGCCAACGACAACCTGGCCGGTGTCGCGGTGGCGACGTTCCTGGCCCGGGCGCTGGCCGAGCAGACGCCGTACTACACCTACCGGTTCATCTTCGCGCCCGGCACCATCGGGGCGATCACCTGGCTGGCCCGCAACGCGGAGCGGATCGACCGGGTCAAGCACGGCCTCGTGCTGGCCTGTGCCGGTGACCGGGGCCACCTCACGTACAAACAGAGCAGACGCGGCGACGCGGAGATCGACCGGGTGATGCGGCATGTGCTGACCGCCTCCGAACGCCCGTACCGCGTCGTCGAGTTCACCCCGTACGGCTACGACGAGCGGCAGTTCTGCTCGCCCGGGTTCGATCTCGGCGTCGGCTCGCTCACCCGGACCCCGTACGCGGGCTACCCCGAGTACCACACCTCGGCGGACAACCTGGACTTCGTCTTCCCGGAGGCGATGGCGGACACCCTCGCCGTCTGCCGCGAGGCGTTCGCCGTCCTGGACCGCGACCGGCGGTACCTCAACCTCAGCCCCTACGGCGAACCGCAGCTGGGCCGACGCGGGCTGTACGACGCGCTCGGCGGCCGCAGCGACACCAAGCAGGCCCAGATGGCCATGCTCTGGGTGCTCAACCTCTCCGACGGCGAGCACAGTCTGCTGGACGTCGCCGAGCGGTCCGGGCTGCCGTTCGACACCGTCGCCGACGCGGCCGGCGCCCTGCGCGGCGCCGGGCTGATCAAGGCATGACGCCGATGCCCACCGAGGGGGAGAAGCCGCAGACGACGGCGCCACCGCCCCGATCCGCCAAGCGGGCCCTCGTCGGCCGGCTGTCCTGGGGACTGGCCGACCAGGCGGCCTCCAGCATGTCCAACTTCGCGGTGGGCATCTACGTGGCCCGCTCGCTGGGGGTGACCGCGTTCGGCGTGTTCAGCCTCGCCTGGGTGACCTACGGCGTGGTGCTCAACATCTCCCGCGGGCTGGCCACCGATCCGCTCGTGGTGCGCTTCAGCGGCGTGCCGGAAGCGTCCTGGCGCGCGGCGGTGGCCCGGTCGTCGGGTACCGCACTCGGCGTAGGGGCGGTCATCGGCGCGGCGTGTCTGGTGGCCGGGCCGGCCCTCGGCGGCCGCGTCGGGCCCGCGTTCGTCTGCCTCGGCGTCATGCTGCCGGGGCTGCTGCTGCAGGACGCCTGGCGGTTCTCGTTCTTCGCCGCCGGTGCCGGGCGCAAGGCGTTCGTCAACGACGTCGTGTGGGGCGTCGCGCTCGTCCCGGCCATGATCGTGGCGGCCCGGGTGGGCAGCGTGGCCGCCTTCGTGCTCGCCTGGGGCGCGTCCGCCACGGTGGCGGCGGGGTACGGCTACCTCCAGTCCGGCATCCGGCCTCGGGTGGCCGGGGCGCGCGAGTGGCTTCGCGAGCAGCGCGATCTCGGCTACCGGTACCTGGTCGAGAACACCTGCCTCAGCGGCGCGAGCCAGCTGCGGGCGTACGGACTCGGCGCGATCGTCGGGGTCGGCGCGGTGGGCGCGGTGCGGGGCGCCGAGCTCCTGCTCGGCCCGTTCCTCGCCGTGCTGATGGGCCTTTCGCTGGTCACCGTGCCGGAGGCGGCACGGGTGCTGCGGCGGACCCCGCACCGCCTCGGCGCGTTCTGCCTGCTGCTGGGTGGCGGGCAGGCCGCCGGCGC encodes the following:
- a CDS encoding DUF4910 domain-containing protein, translated to MAPVTAPGEEMYALVERLYPLCRSITGDGVRATLEIVGEYVPLKVHEVPTGTQVLDWTVPQEWNIRDAYIADPAGNRVVDFAASSLHVLGYSVPVSAVMPLAELRAHLHTLPDHPAWVPYRTSYYQPEWGFCLAQETLDALPDGEYEVRIDSTLADGHLTYAEHVVPGQVPDEVIVSCHVCHPSLANDNLAGVAVATFLARALAEQTPYYTYRFIFAPGTIGAITWLARNAERIDRVKHGLVLACAGDRGHLTYKQSRRGDAEIDRVMRHVLTASERPYRVVEFTPYGYDERQFCSPGFDLGVGSLTRTPYAGYPEYHTSADNLDFVFPEAMADTLAVCREAFAVLDRDRRYLNLSPYGEPQLGRRGLYDALGGRSDTKQAQMAMLWVLNLSDGEHSLLDVAERSGLPFDTVADAAGALRGAGLIKA